The sequence CTGCGGCGGAGGGGCGGCCACCCGGGCGCCGGGTGCCGAAACGGCGAGCGGCGGCGCCGGCGGGGACGGGAGGCGCGGAGAAACCCGTGACCGGCGGCGGTACGCGGGGCTCGCGGGCACGGGGAGCGGCGCGCGGTCCGGGTTCGAGGGGCGATCCTCGGCGCTTGGGGCGAGGGCGTCGAAGGCGGCGCGGGCCTCGCGAACGCTGGCGAACCGAGCGCCGGGCTCGCGCGACACGCACCGGCGAAACCACGCGTCGAACCCCTTCGGGAGCAGCGAGCCCACGCCCGACTCGCCGGCCCGCTCGGTGGCGCTCGGCAGCGGCTCGAGGCCGATCTCGCGCCGCAGCGCCGCCGGCGCGTCGGTGGGGCGCCCTCGCCAGAACGGCCGGCCCGTGAGCACGAAGTACGCGAGGAGCCCGAGGCTCCACAGGTCGGCCGCGGGGGTGAGCGCGGCGGTCGCGTCCTCCTCGGGAGCGACCCACAGGGTCGCGCCAGGAGCGCTGGGCCGCGAGCCCGATCCTGCGGCGAAGGTGGCGAGGCCGAACCCCAGCACCTTCACGGTGAACGGGATGCCCTCGCGCCGCGGCGCTGCGAGGAAGACGTTCTCGGGGCGCAGGTCCCGGTGCACGATCCCGGTCTCGTGCGCCGCCGCGAGGGCGTGGCAGAGCTGCGTGACGATCTCGCGGGCCGCGGTGAAGCTCTCCGGGCCCCGCGTCATGCGGGTGGCGAGGTCTTCGCCGCGGAGCAGCTCCATCGTGAGCCAGGGCGCGCCGGTGGCGGCGTCGACCCCGGCGTCCACGACCTGAACGACGTGGTCGCTCTCCACGCGGGCGCCCGCGTGGGCCGCTTGCTCGAAGCGCTCGCGGGCGCCCGCGGCCGCGTCCTGGCCCACGAGCTCGGGATCGAGCAGCTTCAGCGCCCGCTGGCTGCCCGTGCTCCGGTGCTCGACGAGGTAGGTCGAGCCGTCCCCGCTGGACACCCCGCCATCGACCCGGCCAGAAACCAGCGGGCGCACCACGGTGAG comes from Myxococcales bacterium and encodes:
- a CDS encoding protein kinase, yielding MGIPRLEAGSLFAGELTVVRPLVSGRVDGGVSSGDGSTYLVEHRSTGSQRALKLLDPELVGQDAAAGARERFEQAAHAGARVESDHVVQVVDAGVDAATGAPWLTMELLRGEDLATRMTRGPESFTAAREIVTQLCHALAAAHETGIVHRDLRPENVFLAAPRREGIPFTVKVLGFGLATFAAGSGSRPSAPGATLWVAPEEDATAALTPAADLWSLGLLAYFVLTGRPFWRGRPTDAPAALRREIGLEPLPSATERAGESGVGSLLPKGFDAWFRRCVSREPGARFASVREARAAFDALAPSAEDRPSNPDRAPLPVPASPAYRRRSRVSPRLPSPPAPPLAVSAPGARVAAPPPQATGSSAAPWLALGLRRDAHRRWAVASPASSRTESARASPSRRPCWPLERRRLPVPVTSRDPVWGERDAPVTLVEFS